GGAAAGCAGAGCGTGGCCGTGAGCGTATCGGGCTGGCCACTGGCGCGCACCGTGCCGCCGGTGCTGGTAGTAAAGCTGGGGGCCGTAGCCGGGTCGGTGAAGTTGAGGGGTTGCGCCGTGAGGGTAAGCGTCGAGTTAGGGTCGGGGTCGGTATAGCGAATGGTGAGGCAGTGCGGGCCACCGGGCACGAGGTGTACCGTATCGCGGCCCGCCTGGTAGCGGCGGCCCGCGGCCTGCACGGTCACCACGGGCGGGTTGTTGCTGGGGCAGTTAAGCACGTAGAGCTGAAAGTCACGGCGGGTTTCACCGATTTTCACCCCCTTGCGGTACTCTGCACAACGTACCCCGAACACAAACAGCCCCAGGCGGCTCGGCCGCACCGTCAGGCGCCCGGTGTGGGCGTCGATGCCCAGCGCCGGCGCGCCCGGAATCTGGTTAGCGGTACTCAGCCCGGTGGTCCAGTTCACGGTGGTGTAAGGCGCGGCGGCCGGCAGCGGGGCGGGGTTGAGCGCGGTTGAGTGGCCATTAAGCGGCGTCACCATGTCGTAGGCCAGCGAGTCGCCATCGGGGTCCTGCCCACCAAAGTCGTAGTAAAACAGGTTGTTCAGGCAGGCATAGTCGCCTAAGGCCGGAAAAATGCGCGGGGTAGAATCGATAAACGCCGCCCCGTTGCGGACCACGGCCGGAAACTCCAGGTAAAAGGTCTGGGCCGCCCCGCCGGGGTCCACAATGTTGCTGATGGCCAGGTTGCGGCAGCAGCGCTCCACGGCGGCATAGTAGCCGCTGGCGCTGGTGTAAGTAGCCGCGTCAAGAATAATATCTTTACTATATATCAGCTTGCGGGTGCTGAGCGAGCCCACCGCGCAGGCGGGGTTGGTGTAGCTCACAAACGTATTGCTGGTGAGTGGCAGCACCACGCTGGCGAGCTGCCGGTTGGTCGCTTTATCGAAAATGCCGGCCGTGAGCGCCTGGTCGAGCGCCGCCGCGTTGCCGTTAACCGCATCGAAATAAAGCGTAAGGGTGAGGGTATAGGTGCTGCCCGACTGGTGCAGCAAATCCATTTCGCCGCCCACAATGTGCGTTGCCCAGGCCGGCCCGGCAAGCAGCAGCAGCAGGCCGCCCAGGCTACCCCGTAGCCAGCCCCACCAGGTAAAATAGCATGGTGTCATCGACTTTCGTAGAAAAAAGAGCCGCCAGAAATATCTTACGCGTTGCTAGCAAGCTGCTTACCAGAGCCAGTGCGCGCCCAGCTTATTCGCCTCGACTATAGCTGCCTGCGGCACGCTCCAGCCGGCCAGCTCGCGGGTAAGCTCTTCTGCCAGGGTAGGCGGCGTGGGCCGGGCTTCGGGCCGGGGCCGCAGGCCCTTGCCCAGTTGTGACGCAGCCGGCGCTGCCTTGGCCGGCGTCTGGCTGGTGGCAGGCCAGGCTAAGAGCCAGCAGGCTGGGTAGCTCAGCAGCAAAGAGTTGGCAAGGCGGGCAGGGAGCATAGCTAAAGGGCTATTTTGAAGTAAGCGGAAGTAGCAAAGGCACCCGGGCGTAAACCCCGGATTCACTAGGTAGAGGCGTAAGCCGCCGCTAACCCCCACGCTTCTAAAAATTTATTTTTAGCCCCCGGCTTTCTTTGCATTGACGAAGGCACATGAGCCAGCCTCGGCGCACGGCCGGAGAATATGCCTTTGCCGTGGCCTGCCTGCTGGCTTATAGCCTGGCCAGGCACCTCGGGGCTTGGCCCGCACGAATTCAGCTGCCCACAATGGCAGAAAAAGCCCGCTAGTTTTACCCGTGACCCGACCTTGAGGTGGTCGGGTAAATCTGGACAGAACGAGGTCTTAGCTTTCCATCGTCATGAAAGATATTCCCTACCTGCCAAACGCCGGCGCTATGATGCCGCCTGCCGGGCCCAAGCCTTGTGCCTGGCCAGTGAAAGTGGCTCGACCCAAGCTGCTGAACGACCACCAAGCCCGGCGCTCGCAGAATTGCCGCGGCGACTCTGCGATAACGCCCTGGCCGAAAACCGGCTACCGGTTTTGGGCATCCCTGGTCGCGCCTTCAAATGGAAGTCCTCGAACGGCGTGAGGGTCCGTCTTTGCCGACCTGGCCGATGCCCAAGCCAGCGTCGCTGAGTATTTTGACTACTATAATCACAAGCGCCTGCATTCCACAAGTGACTATCAATTACCATGTCCCACTCACCAACAGCCACTTGGCTTTAGTCCCCTAAGCTGTCCAGCGTAACCGAACCAACTTAGGTGCCCCCTACGGTTGGGTACGCATACCCATTACATACTTCTATAACG
The sequence above is drawn from the Hymenobacter baengnokdamensis genome and encodes:
- a CDS encoding T9SS type B sorting domain-containing protein — translated: MTPCYFTWWGWLRGSLGGLLLLLAGPAWATHIVGGEMDLLHQSGSTYTLTLTLYFDAVNGNAAALDQALTAGIFDKATNRQLASVVLPLTSNTFVSYTNPACAVGSLSTRKLIYSKDIILDAATYTSASGYYAAVERCCRNLAISNIVDPGGAAQTFYLEFPAVVRNGAAFIDSTPRIFPALGDYACLNNLFYYDFGGQDPDGDSLAYDMVTPLNGHSTALNPAPLPAAAPYTTVNWTTGLSTANQIPGAPALGIDAHTGRLTVRPSRLGLFVFGVRCAEYRKGVKIGETRRDFQLYVLNCPSNNPPVVTVQAAGRRYQAGRDTVHLVPGGPHCLTIRYTDPDPNSTLTLTAQPLNFTDPATAPSFTTSTGGTVRASGQPDTLTATLCFPTCADTKGKVYLLNVVVADNGCSLPKHDTIRVAFTAAPPLSTTPVLTTSFPPEPVPETTPAVVRVALGQPYTATLLGTDAAPNALTLTAAGEGFDLAAVGMSFSAQNGNGRAAATFSWQPACGPATASPTGLLVHFTLAQAGNICTPHQLTRLIRFEVVRPGDSLAFRPPNIITPNGDGLNDVFTLDRALPPDFCDAQFAGVSIFSRWGRLVYQSPARSFSWTGAGAGGIYYYLVTFTDGRRYKGWVEVIP
- a CDS encoding transposase, which encodes MADAQASVAEYFDYYNHKRLHSTSDYQLPCPTHQQPLGFSPLSCPA